The following coding sequences lie in one Candidatus Polarisedimenticolia bacterium genomic window:
- a CDS encoding Glu/Leu/Phe/Val dehydrogenase — protein sequence MENRRKTSGEDLNLWNIVGRQFDKAAATLDVPRGLLDQIKACNAVYYMQFPVRIGEKYEIFEGWRAEHSQHRKPTKGGIRYSEMVTQEEIMALAALMTYKCAIVDVPFGGSKGGINLSPKKYTREQLERITRRYTAELVRKNFLGPGINVPAPDLGTGEQEMAWIADTYEALSPGQVDSLACVTGKPVTQGGIRGRKEATGRGVQFGIREAFKHKADLKKFGLSGGLEGKRVAIQGFGNVGYHVAKFLSEEDGCRIVGIGDVAGGSINPSGLNINHLSEYRDMTGGLKGFPGGKDLAGPRDVLEVECDILVPAALENQITLENVDRVRTKMIAEAANGPTTLGADDALNRRGVMIIPDIYLNAGGVTVSYFEWTKNLSHIRYGRMEKRLDEIYRDKLVLTIEQVTGKTVPEKQRRELLRGADEVDLVNSGLEGSMQNAYREIRDALMADARLADLRTAAFAVAITKVARSYMEMGVFP from the coding sequence CCGCAAGACCTCAGGCGAGGACCTCAACCTCTGGAACATCGTCGGCCGGCAGTTCGACAAGGCGGCCGCCACGCTCGACGTCCCGCGGGGGCTCCTGGACCAGATCAAGGCCTGCAACGCGGTCTACTACATGCAGTTCCCGGTACGGATCGGCGAGAAGTACGAGATCTTCGAGGGCTGGCGCGCCGAGCACTCGCAGCACCGCAAGCCGACCAAGGGCGGGATCCGCTACAGCGAGATGGTGACGCAGGAGGAGATCATGGCGCTCGCCGCCCTGATGACCTACAAGTGCGCCATCGTGGACGTGCCGTTCGGCGGGTCGAAGGGGGGCATCAACCTTTCTCCGAAGAAATACACGCGGGAGCAGCTGGAGAGGATCACCCGGCGGTACACGGCCGAGCTGGTGCGCAAGAACTTCCTCGGCCCCGGGATCAACGTCCCCGCGCCCGACCTGGGGACGGGCGAGCAGGAGATGGCCTGGATCGCCGACACGTACGAGGCGCTCTCACCCGGCCAGGTCGACTCGCTCGCCTGCGTGACCGGCAAGCCGGTCACCCAGGGGGGGATCCGCGGGCGGAAGGAGGCGACCGGGCGCGGCGTGCAGTTCGGCATCCGCGAGGCGTTCAAGCACAAGGCCGACCTCAAGAAGTTCGGCCTGTCGGGAGGGCTCGAGGGGAAGCGCGTCGCCATCCAGGGGTTCGGCAACGTCGGCTACCACGTGGCGAAGTTCCTGTCGGAGGAGGACGGCTGCAGGATCGTCGGCATCGGCGACGTGGCCGGCGGGTCGATCAACCCCTCGGGGCTGAACATCAACCACCTGTCGGAATACCGCGACATGACCGGCGGCCTCAAGGGGTTTCCCGGGGGGAAGGACCTCGCGGGGCCGCGGGACGTCCTCGAGGTGGAGTGCGACATCCTGGTCCCGGCGGCGCTCGAGAACCAGATCACCCTCGAGAACGTCGACCGGGTCCGGACGAAGATGATCGCCGAGGCCGCCAACGGCCCGACCACGCTGGGGGCCGACGACGCGCTGAACCGGCGCGGCGTCATGATCATTCCCGACATCTACCTGAACGCGGGGGGCGTCACCGTCTCCTACTTCGAGTGGACCAAGAACCTGTCGCACATCCGCTACGGCCGGATGGAGAAGCGCCTCGACGAGATCTACCGCGACAAGCTGGTGCTCACGATCGAGCAGGTCACCGGCAAGACGGTCCCCGAGAAGCAGCGGCGCGAGCTCCTGCGGGGGGCCGACGAGGTGGACCTGGTGAACTCGGGCCTGGAAGGGTCGATGCAGAACGCCTACCGGGAGATCCGCGACGCGCTCATGGCCGACGCGCGCCTGGCCGACCTGCGCACCGCGGCGTTCGCCGTCGCCATCACCAAGGTGGCGCGCAGCTACATGGAGATGGGCGTCTTCCCGTAG
- a CDS encoding tetratricopeptide repeat protein, with translation MSDEDRIERAVLLMQKAYERQTKGELDEAIRLYRASIDEHPTAEAHTFLGWTFSFQGRYEEAIDQCKIAIRIDPNFGNPYNDIGSYLIHLGRIDQAIPWLELAKKATRYEPRHFPYLNLYRVYLKLGELDRAQRELQQALFIQQTLERQAGAAEDDPAPGSVN, from the coding sequence ATGAGCGACGAAGACCGGATCGAGCGCGCCGTGCTCCTCATGCAGAAGGCCTACGAGAGGCAGACGAAAGGGGAGCTGGACGAGGCCATCCGGCTCTATCGGGCGTCGATCGACGAGCACCCGACCGCCGAGGCCCACACGTTCCTCGGCTGGACCTTTTCATTCCAGGGGCGCTACGAGGAGGCGATCGATCAGTGCAAGATCGCCATCCGGATCGATCCCAACTTCGGCAACCCGTACAACGACATCGGCTCCTACCTGATCCACCTCGGGCGGATCGATCAGGCGATCCCGTGGCTGGAGCTGGCGAAGAAGGCCACGCGCTACGAGCCGCGCCATTTCCCCTACCTCAACCTGTACCGGGTCTACCTGAAGCTCGGGGAGCTCGACCGGGCGCAGCGCGAGTTGCAGCAGGCGCTGTTCATCCAGCAGACCCTGGAGCGGCAGGCCGGCGCCGCCGAGGACGATCCGGCGCCGGGCAGCGTCAACTGA
- a CDS encoding DUF885 domain-containing protein, translating to MTTASSHARRLSGRFAVFVTLCLTAGLAAGACGRRPAPRGGTEEPRDGTGASTDRGAARDGDRVGARFAAFAERFTRGSLALSPPAATLAGLHRYRDPDGGEDFDLDRELDDFSPAGEVRRLRFYRDTIAALDRDFPAGALGAQERIDRDIIAAQCRLALLDLEQVRSTQTNPTAAVESIGTALFFPVVFEYAPAADRAADVIARLEKTPAFVDQAIAALRTSAPIYTDVAIEENDGNRDVIQNALPALFPKGSDLEARYRAARGPALAAIDRLGSFLSQDLKPRSTGDWRLRAGLYGDKFRAYFQGDLDPMDVLRDAEAGVRRVRSEMLALATPLHDQWFPAHGNHSAVKDPEARTNTIVRETLDRIGRERPARDRLFQTIEADLLEIAAFLEKEPIVSMTRHDNLAVIETPPFLRGIYSVAGLNAAPPLEPGLKSLYYVTPIPKEWPDEKADSKLREYNRYKLLLLSMHEAMPGHYTQLEYANRVQPEWRRVLRSVYGNNAYIEGWAQYAEQVMLELGFHDGSDPRMVLTFRKEELRVLANAILDVRLHVLGMTDKEALDLMMKSTFQEKTEAEGKLRRAKLSSTQLPTYYVGWRAWRDLRRDAEARRGASFDLRAYHDEVLAYGAIPMEALRRQVLGSE from the coding sequence ATGACGACCGCATCCTCTCACGCGCGACGACTGTCCGGACGCTTCGCAGTCTTCGTGACGCTGTGCCTGACCGCCGGCCTCGCCGCCGGGGCCTGCGGCCGCAGGCCGGCGCCGCGGGGCGGCACGGAGGAGCCGCGGGACGGGACGGGCGCCTCGACGGACCGGGGCGCCGCCCGGGATGGCGACCGCGTCGGCGCGCGCTTCGCCGCCTTCGCCGAGCGCTTCACGCGCGGCTCCCTGGCGCTGTCGCCGCCCGCCGCGACTCTGGCCGGCCTGCACCGGTACCGCGATCCGGACGGCGGCGAGGATTTCGATCTCGATCGGGAGCTCGACGACTTCTCCCCGGCCGGCGAGGTCCGGCGCCTGCGCTTCTACCGGGACACGATCGCGGCCCTCGATCGGGACTTCCCCGCCGGCGCGCTCGGGGCGCAGGAGCGGATCGATCGCGACATCATCGCCGCGCAGTGCCGCCTGGCGCTCCTGGACCTGGAGCAGGTGCGCTCGACCCAGACCAATCCGACGGCGGCGGTCGAGTCGATCGGCACGGCCCTCTTCTTCCCGGTCGTCTTCGAGTACGCCCCCGCCGCGGATCGCGCCGCCGACGTCATCGCCCGCCTGGAGAAGACCCCGGCGTTCGTCGATCAGGCGATCGCCGCCCTCCGGACGAGCGCGCCGATCTACACCGATGTGGCGATCGAGGAGAACGACGGGAACCGCGACGTGATCCAGAACGCCCTGCCGGCGCTGTTTCCGAAGGGATCCGACCTGGAGGCTCGCTACCGCGCCGCGCGCGGTCCGGCGCTCGCGGCGATCGACCGGCTCGGGTCCTTCCTGTCTCAAGACCTGAAGCCGCGCTCGACCGGCGACTGGCGGCTCCGGGCCGGCCTCTACGGCGACAAGTTCCGGGCCTATTTCCAGGGCGATCTCGACCCGATGGACGTGCTGCGCGACGCGGAGGCCGGCGTGCGGCGCGTGCGGTCCGAGATGCTGGCGCTGGCGACCCCGCTGCACGACCAGTGGTTCCCGGCCCACGGGAACCATTCCGCCGTGAAGGACCCGGAGGCCAGGACCAACACGATCGTCCGCGAGACCCTCGACCGGATCGGCCGCGAGCGCCCGGCGCGCGACCGTCTCTTCCAGACGATCGAGGCGGATCTGCTCGAGATCGCCGCCTTCCTGGAGAAGGAGCCGATCGTCTCCATGACCCGGCACGACAACCTGGCGGTCATCGAGACGCCGCCGTTCTTGCGCGGCATCTACAGCGTCGCCGGGCTCAACGCCGCGCCCCCCCTCGAGCCGGGCCTCAAGTCGCTCTACTACGTCACGCCGATCCCGAAGGAGTGGCCCGACGAGAAGGCCGATTCGAAGCTGCGCGAGTACAACCGCTACAAGTTGCTGCTGCTCTCCATGCACGAGGCGATGCCAGGCCACTACACGCAGCTCGAATACGCCAACCGGGTGCAGCCGGAATGGCGCCGCGTGCTGCGCAGCGTGTATGGCAACAACGCCTACATCGAAGGCTGGGCGCAGTACGCCGAGCAGGTGATGCTCGAGCTCGGCTTCCACGACGGGAGCGATCCCCGGATGGTCCTCACCTTCCGGAAGGAGGAGCTGCGCGTGCTCGCCAACGCCATCCTCGACGTCCGCCTGCACGTCCTCGGCATGACGGACAAGGAGGCGCTCGACCTGATGATGAAGAGCACGTTCCAGGAGAAGACCGAGGCGGAAGGGAAGCTCCGGCGGGCGAAGCTCTCGTCCACGCAGCTGCCGACCTACTACGTCGGCTGGCGGGCCTGGCGCGACCTGCGGCGCGACGCGGAGGCGCGGCGTGGCGCCTCTTTCGACCTGCGCGCCTACCACGACGAGGTCCTGGCATACGGGGCCATCCCGATGGAGGCGCTGCGACGGCAGGTCCTGGGGAGCGAGTGA
- a CDS encoding cold shock domain-containing protein, whose product MARGTVAKVVRDRGFGFIRGNDGKEVFFHRSGLIGMNFDELEQGAVVDFEVEKGPKGLRAANVRSAPGSSAAAN is encoded by the coding sequence ATGGCTCGGGGAACAGTTGCCAAGGTCGTTCGCGATCGCGGGTTCGGGTTCATACGGGGAAACGACGGCAAGGAGGTCTTCTTCCACCGATCGGGCCTCATCGGAATGAACTTCGACGAGCTCGAGCAGGGCGCGGTCGTCGATTTCGAAGTCGAAAAGGGGCCGAAGGGACTGCGCGCGGCCAACGTGAGGAGCGCGCCGGGCAGCAGCGCCGCCGCGAACTGA
- a CDS encoding thioredoxin domain-containing protein, protein MTTGQRENRLARENSPYLRQHAHNPVDWYPWGEEALRRAREEDRPIFLSIGYSSCHWCHVMERESFENERIAAIMNERFVNIKVDREERPDLDEIYMAATQMLSGQGGWPNSVFLTPDLKPFFAGTYFPPESRHGRPGFPDLLVGVSEAWRGKKDDVVRVAQEIAGQIQRLSEMTASKQALGPAILNRAFGDLAGRFDNNDGGFGGAPKFPHSMDVSFLLRYHRRTGNPEALRMAVLSLEKMARGGICDQLGGGFHRYSVDARWLVPHFEKMLYDNALLARSYLEAAQAVGRLPVSPALPQGGAVPAAFFKEVARDTFEWVLREMTSPEGGFYSSLDADSEGEEGKFYVWTLDEIAAVLGAQEAGLFCSVYGAVRGGNFEHGRSILHLEVPVARIAADLRMDEGELRLRMASARSRLLKAREGRPRPGRDDKILADWNALMISALAYGARVLDEPRYADAAARAARLVLDRMVLDGRLLHSYMDRQARHPAYLTDHAFLVAAFLDLYEATLDPAWVGEACAMATRMIDRFGEENVPGFFFTARDHESLIARTREGNDGAVPAGASVAALALPRLAALTLDDGFARRAEETLRLYRDRIERFPAAFGMMLCALDQHLAGVRQVVLAARRDDPGLRSFLQALRDSWNPNAVVALADPGAPDAARLVPLLEGKSPVEGRAAAYLCEGGACRPPVVSPADLRLEAPEGR, encoded by the coding sequence GTGACGACCGGACAGCGGGAGAACCGGCTGGCGCGGGAAAACAGCCCGTACCTCAGGCAGCACGCGCACAATCCGGTCGACTGGTACCCGTGGGGGGAGGAGGCGCTGCGCCGCGCCCGGGAGGAGGACCGGCCGATCTTCCTGTCGATCGGCTACTCCTCGTGCCACTGGTGCCACGTGATGGAGCGCGAATCGTTCGAGAACGAGCGGATCGCCGCCATCATGAACGAGCGCTTCGTCAACATCAAAGTCGATCGGGAGGAGCGCCCCGATCTCGACGAGATCTACATGGCCGCCACGCAGATGCTCAGCGGGCAGGGGGGCTGGCCCAACTCGGTCTTCCTGACCCCCGACCTGAAGCCGTTCTTCGCCGGGACGTATTTCCCGCCCGAGTCGCGGCACGGCCGCCCGGGCTTTCCGGACCTGCTCGTCGGCGTGTCGGAAGCCTGGCGGGGGAAGAAGGACGACGTCGTGCGCGTCGCGCAGGAGATCGCCGGACAGATCCAGCGCCTGTCCGAGATGACCGCCTCGAAGCAGGCCCTGGGCCCCGCGATCCTGAACCGGGCGTTCGGCGACCTGGCGGGGCGCTTCGACAACAACGACGGCGGGTTCGGCGGGGCGCCGAAATTCCCGCACAGCATGGACGTGTCGTTCCTCCTGCGCTATCACCGGCGCACCGGCAATCCCGAGGCGCTGCGCATGGCGGTCCTCAGCCTGGAGAAGATGGCGCGCGGCGGCATCTGCGATCAGCTGGGAGGCGGATTCCACCGCTACTCGGTGGACGCGCGATGGCTCGTCCCCCATTTCGAGAAGATGCTCTACGACAACGCCCTGCTGGCGCGCTCCTACCTCGAGGCGGCGCAGGCCGTCGGACGGCTGCCGGTCTCGCCGGCGCTTCCCCAGGGGGGCGCCGTCCCCGCCGCCTTCTTCAAGGAGGTGGCGCGCGACACCTTCGAGTGGGTGCTGCGCGAGATGACCTCGCCCGAAGGGGGCTTCTATTCCAGCCTGGACGCCGACAGCGAAGGGGAAGAGGGGAAGTTCTACGTCTGGACGCTCGACGAGATCGCCGCCGTTCTCGGGGCCCAGGAGGCCGGCCTCTTCTGCAGCGTCTACGGCGCCGTGCGGGGCGGCAACTTCGAGCACGGCCGGAGCATCCTGCACCTCGAGGTCCCCGTGGCGCGGATCGCCGCCGACCTGCGCATGGACGAGGGGGAGCTGCGGCTGCGGATGGCGTCCGCCCGTTCCCGGCTGTTGAAGGCACGCGAGGGCCGGCCGCGGCCGGGACGGGACGACAAGATCCTGGCGGACTGGAACGCCCTGATGATCTCCGCCCTGGCGTACGGGGCGCGGGTCCTGGACGAGCCGCGCTACGCCGACGCCGCGGCCCGCGCCGCCCGGCTGGTGCTCGATCGCATGGTCCTGGACGGCCGGCTCCTGCACTCGTACATGGACCGGCAGGCGCGTCACCCGGCCTACCTCACCGACCACGCCTTCCTGGTCGCGGCGTTCCTCGATCTGTACGAGGCCACGCTCGACCCCGCGTGGGTCGGCGAGGCGTGCGCCATGGCGACCCGGATGATCGATCGGTTCGGAGAGGAGAACGTCCCGGGCTTCTTCTTCACCGCGCGCGATCACGAGTCGCTCATCGCCCGCACCCGCGAGGGGAACGACGGCGCCGTCCCGGCGGGCGCGTCGGTCGCCGCGCTCGCGCTGCCTCGCCTGGCGGCGCTCACCCTCGACGACGGCTTCGCCCGCAGGGCCGAGGAGACGCTCCGGCTCTATCGCGATCGGATCGAGCGCTTTCCCGCCGCCTTCGGCATGATGCTGTGCGCCCTCGATCAGCACCTTGCCGGCGTGCGGCAGGTCGTCCTGGCGGCCCGCAGGGACGATCCCGGGCTGCGTTCGTTTCTGCAGGCTCTGCGCGACTCTTGGAATCCGAACGCCGTCGTCGCCCTCGCCGATCCCGGCGCCCCGGATGCCGCACGCCTCGTGCCCCTGCTCGAAGGCAAGTCTCCCGTCGAAGGCCGCGCCGCCGCCTATCTGTGCGAGGGGGGCGCCTGCCGCCCCCCGGTCGTCTCACCCGCCGATCTCCGTCTCGAGGCCCCGGAAGGCCGTTAG
- a CDS encoding FHA domain-containing protein, whose translation MSTSTPRTGDPIPRMRHSTGAWLIRKEKPLPPSKPPARPPAPGGINAPGGTAAGGSMICPGTDGARRPATRATGTDPGAPGAVGVPSSVAPRPAGGGAIDETSLESPVQKVLRRPSALGGKSIYLTVIEGDLKGKSFDITGLGTYTMGRRDCDIVLEDEKVSRKHASIIIVQADKYSVQDLASRNGTFVNGVRLTRRNIQHNDLIRIGNCTLRFTVFDGPVPVEK comes from the coding sequence ATGAGCACATCGACCCCACGCACAGGCGACCCGATCCCCAGGATGCGCCATTCCACCGGCGCGTGGCTGATCCGCAAGGAGAAGCCGCTTCCTCCGTCCAAACCCCCCGCGCGCCCGCCCGCCCCAGGAGGGATCAACGCCCCGGGCGGGACCGCCGCCGGCGGCTCCATGATCTGCCCGGGCACGGACGGCGCCCGGCGCCCGGCGACCCGCGCGACCGGGACGGATCCCGGCGCGCCGGGCGCGGTCGGCGTCCCCTCGAGCGTCGCCCCGCGGCCGGCCGGCGGCGGGGCGATCGACGAGACCTCCCTCGAGTCGCCGGTCCAAAAAGTATTGCGCCGACCGTCGGCGCTCGGCGGAAAGTCGATCTACCTGACGGTGATCGAAGGGGACCTGAAGGGGAAGTCGTTCGACATCACCGGCCTGGGGACCTACACCATGGGCCGCCGGGACTGCGACATCGTGCTGGAGGACGAGAAGGTGTCGCGCAAGCACGCCTCCATCATCATCGTCCAGGCCGACAAGTACTCCGTGCAGGACCTCGCCAGCCGAAACGGCACCTTCGTCAACGGCGTCCGCCTGACACGCCGCAACATCCAGCACAATGATCTGATCCGGATCGGCAACTGCACCCTCAGGTTTACGGTGTTCGACGGACCCGTTCCCGTCGAAAAGTAA
- a CDS encoding serine/threonine-protein kinase produces the protein MLGKKRRKSSRKRAEVSAAGKPADAPDQADAPEERAASEGTITRIGRYTIESELGQGGMGKVYLARDPVIGRNVALKVITIRPDLSEEDARQYRERFLREAQAAGALIHPNIVSVHDIGQDAASGCPYIVMEHVPGRDLKKVILSRAPLQPEEAVGVVVQIAQALDYAHRRGIVHRDIKPANILITDQGKVKITDFGVARLPGSDLTRSDQFVGSPGFMSPEQLKGAPVDGRADLFSLGVILYELLTGKAPFEGETVSEVLYRITTQPAEPPSEAHPNVSPDFDRVLEKALAKDPASRFQTGNEMIAVLAPLGGLQIDPVEEAAPAGDGTEVRSEDAASPEADELDAVVPLTPSPWFTLTSQWRLGALVGVLVLALVGVNMAISQLFRGPLGRAVQSQEEQAPPSGRVVVHRSPRGVVSIAGTSVPPPPGRSPSGASSPSGSLEGARGGIEAARAAADEGGQDAIHSDRPIQAVCAMTYAGPVEIAHAIEAARHPRPGSVRSSRPVERPNGRLRVEVKHKMRSGRLLVLVDGKTVLSKPFDATKGKSGTVTHVLSVPAGRHGVEVRLLADKGQIASRSKITGVVKQNEIALLKGEQPNASRKELELDWKVPH, from the coding sequence GTGCTCGGGAAAAAGCGACGCAAGTCATCCAGGAAGCGCGCGGAGGTTTCCGCGGCCGGCAAGCCCGCGGATGCCCCGGACCAGGCCGACGCCCCGGAGGAGAGGGCGGCCTCCGAAGGCACCATCACCCGCATCGGCCGCTACACCATCGAGTCGGAGCTCGGTCAGGGCGGCATGGGGAAGGTGTACCTGGCGCGCGATCCGGTCATCGGCCGCAACGTCGCCCTGAAGGTGATCACCATCCGGCCCGACCTCTCCGAAGAGGATGCGCGTCAGTACCGCGAGCGCTTCCTGCGCGAGGCCCAGGCGGCCGGGGCGCTGATTCACCCGAACATCGTGTCGGTGCATGACATCGGCCAGGACGCGGCGAGCGGCTGCCCCTACATCGTCATGGAGCACGTCCCCGGTCGCGATCTCAAGAAAGTCATCCTGTCGCGGGCGCCGCTCCAGCCCGAGGAGGCGGTCGGCGTCGTCGTGCAGATCGCCCAGGCGCTCGACTACGCGCACCGGCGCGGCATCGTGCACCGTGACATCAAGCCGGCCAACATTTTGATCACCGACCAGGGGAAGGTGAAGATCACCGACTTCGGCGTGGCGCGGCTCCCCGGGTCGGACCTGACGCGGTCGGACCAGTTCGTCGGCTCGCCGGGCTTCATGTCGCCCGAGCAGCTCAAGGGGGCGCCGGTCGACGGCCGCGCCGACCTGTTCTCGCTCGGCGTCATCCTCTACGAGCTCCTGACCGGCAAGGCGCCGTTCGAGGGGGAGACCGTCTCGGAGGTCCTGTACCGCATCACGACGCAGCCGGCCGAGCCGCCGAGCGAGGCGCACCCCAACGTCTCCCCGGATTTCGACCGTGTCCTCGAGAAGGCCCTCGCGAAGGACCCGGCGAGCCGGTTCCAGACGGGGAACGAGATGATCGCCGTCCTGGCGCCTCTCGGCGGCCTTCAGATTGATCCGGTCGAGGAGGCCGCGCCGGCGGGGGACGGGACGGAGGTCCGGTCCGAGGACGCCGCGTCGCCCGAGGCGGACGAGCTCGATGCCGTCGTCCCGCTCACGCCCTCTCCCTGGTTCACGCTCACCAGCCAGTGGCGCCTCGGCGCCCTGGTCGGCGTGCTCGTCCTGGCGCTGGTGGGCGTGAACATGGCCATCAGCCAGCTGTTCCGCGGGCCGCTCGGGCGCGCGGTGCAGTCGCAGGAGGAGCAGGCGCCGCCGTCCGGCCGGGTCGTCGTGCACCGCTCGCCCCGCGGCGTCGTCTCGATCGCCGGGACCAGCGTCCCGCCGCCGCCGGGGCGCAGCCCCTCCGGAGCGTCCTCCCCGAGCGGTTCGCTGGAAGGGGCGCGCGGGGGGATCGAGGCGGCGCGCGCGGCGGCCGACGAGGGCGGGCAGGACGCGATCCATTCCGATCGGCCGATCCAGGCGGTGTGCGCCATGACGTACGCCGGCCCGGTCGAGATCGCCCACGCGATCGAGGCGGCACGCCATCCTCGGCCCGGTTCCGTGCGCTCCTCCCGGCCGGTCGAGCGACCGAACGGCCGCCTCCGGGTCGAGGTGAAGCACAAGATGCGCTCCGGCCGCCTCCTGGTCCTGGTGGACGGCAAGACGGTGCTGTCGAAGCCGTTCGATGCGACCAAGGGGAAATCGGGGACGGTCACGCACGTGCTCTCCGTCCCGGCCGGCCGCCATGGCGTCGAGGTGCGACTCCTGGCCGACAAGGGCCAGATCGCATCCCGGTCGAAGATCACCGGAGTCGTGAAACAGAACGAAATCGCCCTCCTCAAGGGCGAGCAGCCGAACGCATCGCGCAAGGAGCTCGAGCTCGACTGGAAGGTCCCTCATTGA
- a CDS encoding thiamine pyrophosphate-dependent enzyme has protein sequence MAVRKLPSERPRPKSVAPSVKPDLYLKLYERMLRAYYVEEQCRVFVRAGKCSFYASARGHEKMQILVALLLQPGKDWFFPYYREKALMVGLGMPLEHIFQGMLSREGDPNSLGRNMSEHFSSKELRVVSPTACTGTEFLIAVGMAKAVKAAGGDEIVYVSGGEGSTSEGEFFEALNKAQHDLLPVLFLIQNNGYAISVPQQQQTSSELADVARSFGMRSVRVDGTRFTEAHHTLEPLVRELRQGRGPLFVEGMVVRLDSHSSSDDQTKYRAPQDMEEARRKDPLAHTEMRIREMGILSDREMEEWRERARVEVEEAARKVDTLPYPDPASATADIFSADRVILEETEPAYVSDKPITMVEAINRGLKEEMARNPKIIMWGEDIQDPKGGVFGVTRGLTEAFPGRVENSPLAEATIVGVAQGMAIGGYKPVVEIQFGDYSYPAYMQIRNEISTLRWRSAGAWTSPIVVRVAVGGYIRGGPFHSQTPETLYAHTPGWYLAYPSNAADAKGLVKTACRMDDPILFFEHKGLYRQVYTKTPEPGPDYLIPFGKARTVRRGDDLTVVAWGRTVHMVQQALSQVAERAGGEPSVDLIDLRTIVPMDVDAVLQSVSRTGRALVVHEAPLFAGMGAEVAALIADRAFEFLDAPVRRVGARDSFVPFAPNLEAAVLPSVEQVARAIQEILEY, from the coding sequence ATGGCCGTCAGGAAGCTGCCCTCGGAACGCCCACGCCCGAAATCGGTCGCTCCGAGCGTCAAGCCCGATCTGTATCTCAAGCTGTACGAGCGCATGCTGCGGGCGTATTACGTCGAGGAGCAGTGCCGGGTTTTCGTGCGCGCCGGGAAATGCTCCTTCTACGCCTCGGCCCGCGGCCACGAGAAGATGCAGATCCTGGTGGCCCTCCTGCTGCAGCCGGGGAAGGACTGGTTCTTCCCCTACTATCGCGAGAAGGCGCTCATGGTCGGGCTGGGCATGCCGCTCGAGCACATCTTCCAGGGGATGCTGTCGCGCGAGGGGGACCCCAATTCGCTCGGCCGCAACATGTCGGAGCACTTCTCGTCGAAGGAGCTGCGGGTGGTGTCGCCCACCGCCTGCACCGGGACCGAGTTCCTGATCGCCGTCGGCATGGCCAAGGCGGTCAAGGCGGCCGGGGGGGACGAAATCGTCTACGTCTCCGGCGGGGAAGGGTCGACCTCGGAGGGGGAGTTCTTCGAGGCGCTCAACAAGGCGCAGCACGATCTCCTGCCGGTCCTGTTCCTCATCCAGAACAACGGCTACGCCATCAGCGTGCCGCAGCAGCAGCAGACCTCCTCCGAGCTGGCCGACGTGGCGCGCAGCTTCGGCATGCGCTCGGTGCGCGTGGACGGCACGCGCTTCACCGAGGCTCATCACACGCTCGAGCCTTTGGTCCGGGAGCTGCGGCAGGGCCGCGGGCCGCTGTTCGTCGAAGGGATGGTGGTGCGGTTAGACTCCCATTCCTCCTCGGACGATCAGACCAAGTACCGCGCCCCCCAGGACATGGAGGAGGCCCGCCGCAAGGACCCGCTGGCCCACACGGAGATGCGCATCCGGGAGATGGGGATCCTGAGCGACCGCGAGATGGAGGAATGGCGCGAGCGCGCCCGTGTCGAGGTCGAGGAGGCCGCCCGCAAGGTGGACACCCTCCCCTACCCCGATCCGGCCTCCGCCACGGCCGACATCTTCAGCGCCGACCGCGTGATCCTGGAGGAGACCGAGCCGGCCTACGTCTCGGACAAGCCGATCACGATGGTCGAGGCGATCAACCGCGGCCTCAAGGAAGAGATGGCGCGCAATCCGAAAATCATCATGTGGGGCGAGGACATCCAGGACCCGAAGGGGGGCGTGTTCGGCGTGACCCGCGGCCTGACCGAGGCGTTCCCGGGCCGGGTCGAGAACTCCCCTCTCGCCGAGGCGACGATCGTCGGCGTCGCGCAGGGGATGGCGATCGGCGGATACAAGCCGGTGGTGGAGATCCAGTTCGGCGACTACTCCTACCCGGCCTACATGCAGATACGCAACGAGATCTCGACACTGCGCTGGAGGAGCGCGGGAGCCTGGACCTCGCCGATCGTGGTGCGCGTGGCGGTGGGGGGCTACATCCGTGGCGGGCCGTTCCACTCGCAGACCCCCGAGACCCTCTACGCCCACACGCCGGGCTGGTACCTCGCCTACCCGAGCAACGCTGCCGACGCCAAGGGGCTGGTCAAGACCGCCTGCCGGATGGACGACCCGATCCTCTTCTTCGAGCACAAGGGGCTGTACCGGCAGGTGTACACCAAGACCCCCGAGCCCGGCCCCGACTATCTCATCCCGTTCGGCAAGGCGCGGACCGTGCGGCGGGGGGACGACCTGACCGTCGTCGCCTGGGGACGGACGGTGCACATGGTGCAGCAGGCCCTCAGCCAGGTGGCCGAACGGGCGGGGGGGGAGCCGTCGGTCGACCTGATCGACCTGCGGACCATCGTGCCGATGGACGTCGACGCCGTGCTGCAGTCGGTGTCCCGGACCGGACGGGCGCTGGTCGTGCACGAGGCGCCGCTGTTCGCCGGCATGGGGGCCGAGGTCGCCGCCCTCATCGCCGACCGGGCGTTCGAGTTCCTCGACGCCCCGGTCCGGCGCGTGGGGGCGCGGGATTCCTTCGTGCCGTTCGCTCCCAATCTCGAGGCGGCCGTTCTGCCGAGCGTCGAGCAGGTCGCCCGGGCGATCCAGGAGATCCTCGAGTACTAG